The genomic interval ATAACAATATAGGAAATGATGATGACCTAAGTGAGCCATTTCCTTAATTCCACGAAGATAATTAAAGGTGAAATTTATGctgcaccagcaccaccaccacaaccctcatcaccaccatcaccatgatGACCACTACTGCCATTACCAGTCACCATGACTTCAACTGCCATCACTATTATATTCCAAATCTTATGAAAGtcaacatcaccatcaaatTAGTGATATGTAACATTACCACATGCATAAataaccactatcaccaccatcactttcttcactattactaatatatatataccaccatTATtgtcgtcaccaccatcaccatgatTATCACAGCCAGTACCTCCACTATGACACCAATGTCACATCATTAGCACCCACTGTAGGATTACTGCACGTATTGGCCTTACAAGGTACGTATCTcatcaaaataaaaatgcattatAAAAccaccttcctctcatcttcttgCAACAGAAACACAAAGTTAAGAATTATTGAAAGGTTAGTTTATTGGCGCTCACACTACCAACGTACTACcattcctgctgctactactactactactactattactactactactactactattactacagcaacatcttctaaaacaacaacaacaacaacaacaacaacaacaacaacaacaactactactactactactactactactactactactactactactactactactactactactactattactactgcgtCGACCACAGACCCACGTGGGCGTCAGTGGCTGCTGGACCCCGCTGGGTGACCTCCGCAGCCCCAAAACTTTATTCAGCTTCCTTGATTGCTCCTCACACTCAATCACCGCCGCGACCTGCAGGGAGGGCCGGGCAGCAGGGTAGGCACAGGCGTCACCTCCCCCGGCCAGAACTTGATCCCAGGccgataaccaccaccaccaccttcacagcctccaccacaaccaccagcaccaccaccaccaacactactagtATCAGTACCAACAACGCCaccacctttaccaccaccactaccagtgcCTCCAACACTCCCGACAACTATGATAGCAGctgagatggtgatgatgggttCTGGTAAGATTTAAGTACTCAGAAGTTACcttgtacataagaacataagagaataaaggaagctacaagaagccattaggcctacacgtggcagtcactgtatgagacatacctatttccacctatcgtccccatccataaatgtgtctaatcttcttttacagctccctaatgattcagcactaacaacctcattACTGCGTCGGTTCTGAGTACGTTAACTGgacttttgtatttctcttatttatacCCTTAACTATTTTCTAAGTAACGTTGGGATTTAAGCCAAAATGTAACTTCAGTTATCAAGAGGAAACGAACACATACATCTCGGTTTCCTGTGATATGCTGTCATTAAATGGATTCATTAGAGAAGCAATAGATACAGTAGtgataataacactaataaagCCGTCAGTAACAGTAGAAACAGAAGTGgtagcaacaaaaataatagtaacaatgatagtaacaacaaaaacgacgctaattgaaacaaagaaaaaaaaatctccaccCACTGATAAGACCACCACcgcacactacaccacaccacatcacaccacaccacaccacaccacaccacatcacatcacaccacatcacatcacaccacaccacaccacaccacaccacaccacaccacatcacatcacaccacatcacacttCCCACCAACATCAAAAAAGGGAAATCAGTCACACAATTCcaacacaagaacaaaaaacaccTGAACCACGTGCCTACGCCCACGCCGAGACTCAAACATCAGGAGCCAGCAAACTTAATACGCCAActtccaccacacccacctatCCACGCACCTATCCACCCTGATCCCCTCCACCCAAGCACTGGAGCCAAGTTTGTCTTTGATCCTCTCTCCATTATGCCTCTGCTGCTTCCCCTCCACGGTTAGGGCGAGGTGAGGTGACGCTAGGTGAGGTGCCTCTcatcctcccatcccctccgCTTTAGACGACAATAAGCTTCCTGGAAAAGCCTAAATTGGAAGCCTCGAAAAATGTGTCCGGATGTCCATTGTGAGTCCGGGTGACACGGCAcatgggggaagagagggagggagggacgaaagggaagaggagaaaaggatatGAAAGTAAAGGAGGTTGTGCATAAatttgggggggagagagagagagagagagagagagagagagagagagagagagagagagagagagagagagagagagagagagagagagagagagctgactcatatgataaaaatacatacacaccaTTCATTTTTGCTTCGTTTCACTACAACA from Scylla paramamosain isolate STU-SP2022 chromosome 6, ASM3559412v1, whole genome shotgun sequence carries:
- the LOC135101070 gene encoding histidine-rich glycoprotein-like, with product MIVTTKTTLIETKKKKSPPTDKTTTAHYTTPHHTTPHHTTPHHITPHHITPHHTTPHHTTPHHITPHHTSHQHQKREISHTIPTQEQKTPEPRAYAHAETQTSGASKLNTPTSTTPTYPRTYPP